In Streptomyces sp. NBC_00683, the DNA window TGACGGGCCCGGCCTTCCCCGCCGAGCAGGGCGACCCCGGCGCGGAGCTCCCAGTCCTCGTCGAAGTCGATCCTGGACTGCTCGTCGAACGGGATGTCGATCATGCCGTGGTCGGCGGTGATGTACAGCGCCGAGCGGGGCGGCAGCTGCTCGGCCAGTCGCCGGGCCAGCCCGTCGACATACATCACCTGGCCCCGCCAGGCGTCGGAGTCGACGCCGAAGCGGTGACCCTTGCCGTCGACCTCGCTGTAGTACGTGTAGACGAGCGACCTGTCACCGGCGGCGAGCCGCTCCGCGGCCAGGTCCATCCGGTCCTCGCCGGAGAGCCGGCCGAGGAACGAGCCTCCGCTGAGCGCGACCTTGGTGAGCGGGGTCTGCTCGAACGTGGGTGCGGAGACCTGGGCCGTGCGCACACCTGCCGCGTCGGCGAGCTGGAAGACGGTGGGGTACGGCTGCCAGACCTTGGGCTCGGTCCAGGGCCTCCAGCGGAGCTGGTTCATCAGCTCGCCGGTCTCCGGATTGCGCGCGGTGTAGCCGGGAAGGCCGTGCTCGCCGGGCGCCAGCCCCGTACCGACGGAGGCGAGCGAGGTCGCCGTGGTGGACGGGAAGCCCGACGTGATCGGGCGGCCCGTGCCGCCGCGGGACGTGGGGAGCAGCGAGTGCAGGAAGGGCGCCTCGTCCGGGTGTGCCTTGATCTGCTCCCAGCCGAGTCCGTCGATGAGGAAGACGCAGTTCCGGTCGGCGGGGGTCAGTTCCGCGAGCGTTGCCTCGAACCCGGGTACGCCCTGCCCCGC includes these proteins:
- a CDS encoding alkaline phosphatase family protein → MAHPAWQDPVLLALDSAPVPEYGSGSLADLLPTIAAGQGVPGFEATLAELTPADRNCVFLIDGLGWEQIKAHPDEAPFLHSLLPTSRGGTGRPITSGFPSTTATSLASVGTGLAPGEHGLPGYTARNPETGELMNQLRWRPWTEPKVWQPYPTVFQLADAAGVRTAQVSAPTFEQTPLTKVALSGGSFLGRLSGEDRMDLAAERLAAGDRSLVYTYYSEVDGKGHRFGVDSDAWRGQVMYVDGLARRLAEQLPPRSALYITADHGMIDIPFDEQSRIDFDEDWELRAGVALLGGEGRARHVYAVPGAQNDVLTVWREVLGEQFWVASREEAIAAGWFGPRIDERVRGRIGDVVAAAHDDVVITASVNEPHESVMAGMHGSLTPAEQLVPLLEVRS